TTTCAATCGGCGTGTTCAAGCTCGGATTTGCTTTTCAGAACCTTCCCACCATCATCCTGCTCGATGAGGTAGGCGGGCTCGTCCTTGCTGGCCTTGCGCTTTATCCTGGAACCGGAAATCGTTTTTGCGACATCGTCGGTAAAGGTCTCGACGATTTTTCCCTCGCCGGTACCGTTGGCCCATTTCCAGCGAACCTTCGTACCTTTGCGATATCCGGACATCATCATCTCCTGATCAAAGACAATCAAATGCGGAGGTGCCAGGCTTGTTCCCTCAATCATCCTCCAGCGTCAGCCGGAACTGCGCCGCTTCCAGATCTTT
This is a stretch of genomic DNA from Agrobacterium fabrum str. C58. It encodes these proteins:
- a CDS encoding DUF2945 domain-containing protein, with amino-acid sequence MSGYRKGTKVRWKWANGTGEGKIVETFTDDVAKTISGSRIKRKASKDEPAYLIEQDDGGKVLKSKSELEHAD